A part of Curtobacterium sp. MCLR17_036 genomic DNA contains:
- a CDS encoding glycosyl hydrolase translates to MTTATRFGVNYVPSTDWMFQWQSVDETVVRRDLEAIAALGLDHVRLFPLWPTLQPNRTLIRRRALDDVALVVDLAAEFGLDASVDVVQGHMSGFDFVPAWLVNWHDGNMFTDQPAIDAQAALVAAVYDAVRDRPNFTGLTLGNELNQFQPPNPAAMPADTDQVTHWLTSLLGAPRDKDPRHVVTHSENDHLWYRDGHPFVPAHASRLGDVTTVHSWIFNGVADRYGALSDESVRHAEWMIELARAFATDPDRAVWLQEVGAPDRHLAESEMPEFLERTVAAALTTERLHAVTWWCSHDVSRDLGDFKDLEYSLGLLDVDNRVKPLGRRYAEVVADARRAAPVPTPRTSAVVVDVDHADLPLRRSDLAPGGAVFEQWHRLRAAGHAVTVVTRRTAADPAELAARGVTRVVEPAAV, encoded by the coding sequence ATGACCACCGCCACCCGCTTCGGCGTGAACTACGTGCCGTCCACCGACTGGATGTTCCAGTGGCAGTCCGTCGACGAGACCGTCGTCCGTCGCGACCTCGAGGCGATCGCGGCGCTCGGGCTCGACCACGTCCGGCTCTTCCCGCTCTGGCCCACCCTGCAGCCGAACCGCACGCTGATCCGCCGCCGGGCGCTGGACGACGTGGCACTCGTGGTCGACCTCGCCGCCGAGTTCGGACTGGACGCCAGTGTCGACGTCGTGCAGGGACACATGTCCGGCTTCGACTTCGTGCCCGCCTGGCTCGTGAACTGGCACGACGGCAACATGTTCACCGACCAGCCGGCGATCGACGCGCAGGCCGCCCTCGTCGCCGCCGTGTACGACGCCGTCCGCGACCGCCCGAACTTCACCGGCCTGACCCTGGGCAACGAGCTGAACCAGTTCCAGCCGCCGAACCCCGCTGCGATGCCCGCGGACACCGACCAGGTGACGCACTGGCTGACGTCGCTGCTCGGGGCGCCGCGTGACAAGGACCCGCGGCACGTCGTCACCCACTCCGAGAACGACCACCTCTGGTACCGCGACGGCCACCCGTTCGTCCCCGCGCACGCCAGCCGCCTCGGCGACGTCACGACGGTGCACTCGTGGATCTTCAACGGGGTCGCCGACCGCTACGGGGCGCTGTCCGACGAGTCCGTCCGCCATGCCGAGTGGATGATCGAGCTCGCCAGGGCCTTCGCCACCGACCCCGACCGGGCGGTCTGGCTGCAGGAGGTGGGCGCCCCGGACCGGCACCTCGCCGAGTCCGAGATGCCGGAGTTCCTCGAGCGCACGGTGGCGGCCGCCCTGACGACCGAACGGCTGCACGCGGTGACGTGGTGGTGCTCGCACGACGTCTCCCGCGACCTCGGGGACTTCAAGGACCTCGAGTACTCGCTCGGCCTGCTCGACGTCGACAACCGGGTGAAGCCGCTCGGCCGCCGCTACGCCGAGGTCGTCGCCGACGCTCGCCGTGCCGCACCCGTGCCGACGCCGCGCACGAGCGCCGTGGTGGTCGACGTCGACCACGCCGACCTGCCCCTGCGCCGGTCCGACCTGGCCCCGGGCGGCGCCGTGTTCGAGCAGTGGCACCGCCTCCGTGCCGCCGGCCACGCGGTCACGGTCGTGACGAGGCGGACCGCAGCCGACCCCGCCGAGCTGGCGGCACGTGGCGTGACCCGGGTCGTCGAACCCGCAGCGGTCTGA
- a CDS encoding LacI family DNA-binding transcriptional regulator: MSDTTAGAVDRRRVTIAQVAKRAGVSTSAVSHVFNGRPNVSAATAARIRKAADDLNWRPNLASRKLSGNAGHSLGLVLARSRDTFQRDPFTMRLIAGLTEPLAAIGWSLSVTLVQADDEAAVYRQWWTEQRVDGFLLVDVRTDDPRISLLQHLAAPAVMLGAPIPGSTVPAVTVSDADATESLLDHLGTLGHRRIARVGDGPALAHTGARDARFTRAARRRGVEALVLDWRAGAEDPVADLLARLYGATAIVLDGEAIAAEVVAHAPELGVRVPDDLSVVAWEDSWVSTIVRPALTALDAPVEDSARTAVALVERLVRGDEVADAEVGGRALHVRGSTGPAPTPAP, translated from the coding sequence ATGAGCGACACCACCGCCGGCGCCGTCGACCGACGCCGCGTGACCATCGCGCAGGTCGCCAAGCGCGCCGGCGTCTCGACGTCGGCGGTCTCACACGTGTTCAACGGACGACCGAACGTGTCGGCCGCCACCGCCGCACGCATCCGGAAGGCCGCCGACGACCTCAACTGGCGGCCGAACCTGGCGAGCCGCAAGCTCTCCGGCAACGCCGGGCACAGCCTCGGGCTCGTGCTCGCCCGCTCCCGCGACACCTTCCAGCGCGACCCCTTCACGATGCGCCTCATCGCCGGGCTGACCGAACCGCTCGCCGCGATCGGCTGGTCGCTGTCGGTGACCCTCGTGCAGGCCGACGACGAAGCCGCCGTGTACCGCCAGTGGTGGACCGAGCAGCGGGTCGACGGGTTCCTGCTCGTCGACGTCCGCACCGACGACCCCCGCATCTCCCTGCTGCAGCACCTCGCCGCACCGGCCGTGATGCTCGGTGCCCCCATCCCCGGCAGCACCGTGCCCGCGGTGACCGTCAGTGACGCCGACGCGACCGAGTCGCTGCTCGACCACCTCGGCACGCTGGGCCACCGGCGGATCGCCCGCGTGGGCGACGGACCGGCGCTCGCCCACACGGGCGCGCGTGACGCCCGGTTCACCCGTGCCGCGCGGCGCCGGGGCGTCGAGGCCCTCGTGCTCGACTGGCGCGCCGGCGCCGAGGACCCCGTCGCCGACCTGCTCGCCCGGCTCTACGGGGCGACCGCCATCGTCCTCGACGGCGAGGCGATCGCCGCCGAGGTGGTCGCCCACGCCCCCGAGCTCGGCGTCCGGGTCCCCGACGACCTGTCCGTCGTCGCGTGGGAGGACTCGTGGGTCTCCACGATCGTCCGCCCCGCGCTCACGGCGCTCGACGCCCCGGTCGAGGACTCGGCCCGCACCGCCGTCGCGCTCGTCGAACGACTCGTGCGCGGCGACGAGGTCGCCGACGCCGAGGTCGGCGGTCGCGCCCTGCACGTCCGTGGGTCGACCGGACCGGCGCCCACCCCAGCTCCATGA
- a CDS encoding ABC transporter substrate-binding protein, producing the protein MTDGISRRTLIGAGFGAGILAPILAGCSALTPASSGPGTLSVHTQLSGAVAGAQTFTDVVAAYRRRTDRRVALLSNGSDLPIVFETSSLAGKEADVAIVNMVGRTLSWTGEDATIDVSRYLDEWDLRDKIIPEALEEWTDDQGRLRAFPFTRTNWPVSFNTALLEEAGVSEIPTTSDQLIAAADRLRAAGIGPVTVGGSDWSGQKLLMQVIQGFVTQDEAATVFSTGKISESPGAVRGVEHFVALRDAGVFVDSVQGFTSDSELTQFTTRKAAIVPAMSSALALVSKERAKEVTVGGWPVPSKDAAIAHPSVIKSYNGHGIWISENGRAKLDLIKPFVQYLYSSGVTSEFVLDSGRDMSRITDTVSRDFPLVAQASKLTDDQVTPVMLPDLLVPDSAYEPMIRATSLAYGSGTSADRIIDLFERAYTAA; encoded by the coding sequence GTGACGGACGGCATCAGCAGACGCACCCTCATCGGAGCCGGGTTCGGCGCCGGAATCCTCGCGCCGATCCTGGCGGGGTGCAGCGCCCTCACGCCGGCGTCGAGCGGCCCGGGGACGCTCAGCGTGCACACCCAGCTCAGCGGCGCGGTCGCCGGCGCGCAGACGTTCACGGACGTCGTCGCCGCCTACCGCCGCCGCACGGACCGCCGGGTCGCCCTGCTCTCGAACGGGTCCGACCTGCCGATCGTCTTCGAGACGAGTTCCCTGGCCGGCAAGGAAGCCGACGTCGCGATCGTGAACATGGTCGGACGCACGCTGTCCTGGACGGGCGAGGACGCCACGATCGACGTCTCCCGCTACCTCGACGAGTGGGACCTGCGCGACAAGATCATCCCCGAGGCGCTCGAGGAGTGGACCGACGACCAGGGGCGGCTCCGGGCGTTCCCGTTCACCCGGACGAACTGGCCGGTGTCGTTCAACACGGCGCTGCTCGAGGAGGCCGGCGTCAGCGAGATCCCGACGACCTCGGACCAGCTCATCGCCGCGGCCGACCGCCTGCGGGCCGCCGGCATCGGCCCGGTCACCGTCGGCGGGTCGGACTGGAGCGGGCAGAAGCTCCTCATGCAGGTCATCCAGGGCTTCGTCACCCAGGACGAAGCCGCGACGGTCTTCTCCACCGGCAAGATCTCGGAGAGCCCCGGGGCGGTCCGCGGCGTCGAGCACTTCGTCGCACTCCGCGACGCCGGGGTCTTCGTGGACTCGGTGCAGGGGTTCACCTCGGACTCCGAACTGACGCAGTTCACCACCCGCAAGGCTGCCATCGTCCCCGCGATGTCCTCCGCCCTCGCGCTGGTGTCGAAGGAACGCGCGAAGGAGGTCACGGTCGGCGGCTGGCCGGTGCCGTCGAAGGACGCCGCCATCGCGCATCCGAGCGTCATCAAGAGCTACAACGGCCACGGCATCTGGATCAGCGAGAACGGCCGGGCGAAGCTCGACCTCATCAAGCCGTTCGTGCAGTACCTGTACTCGTCGGGCGTCACGAGCGAGTTCGTCCTCGACTCCGGCCGCGACATGAGCCGGATCACGGACACCGTCAGCCGTGACTTCCCGCTCGTCGCCCAGGCGTCGAAGCTCACCGACGACCAGGTCACCCCGGTGATGCTGCCCGACCTGCTCGTGCCCGACTCGGCCTACGAACCGATGATCCGCGCGACGAGCCTGGCGTACGGCTCCGGCACCTCGGCCGACCGCATCATCGACCTCTTCGAGCGCGCCTACACGGCCGCCTGA
- a CDS encoding sugar ABC transporter permease, whose translation MAVLVEEPPVRSASTPSGPGRRGNRAVGTARGAFPTFAVPALVWYGLFMIGPVLAMIIIAFLSWPGMLVSPTFAGLDNFRVLFSDETFWAAVRNSTVQIVVGLPIMIVLAFLLAFHVVQKPRGHRVLRYLLFIPALISAPATAMMFYAMLNPDGLVNGVLATVGIGGKAWLADPATALGALIVVDLWAGIGYSAVLIASRLDGVDAEVVQAARMDGAGSWRLAWGVYWPIARDFIGVVAMLQFLAMLFSSAQNVLLLTQGGPGTATTTLSYLVYQKAFVDTDLGYSQAVGVVLFVLGLVGMFVIRRVLRKTH comes from the coding sequence ATGGCAGTGCTCGTCGAGGAACCACCCGTCCGGTCGGCGTCGACGCCGTCCGGCCCCGGCCGCCGGGGCAACCGTGCCGTCGGGACCGCTCGCGGCGCCTTCCCGACCTTCGCGGTCCCCGCGCTGGTCTGGTACGGCCTGTTCATGATCGGGCCGGTGCTCGCGATGATCATCATCGCGTTCCTCAGCTGGCCGGGCATGCTCGTCTCGCCGACCTTCGCGGGGCTCGACAACTTCCGGGTCCTGTTCTCGGACGAGACCTTCTGGGCGGCGGTCCGGAACAGCACCGTGCAGATCGTCGTCGGCCTGCCGATCATGATCGTGCTGGCGTTCCTGCTCGCGTTCCACGTCGTGCAGAAGCCGCGCGGGCACAGGGTGCTCCGCTACCTGCTCTTCATCCCGGCGCTCATCTCCGCGCCCGCCACCGCGATGATGTTCTACGCGATGCTGAACCCGGACGGCCTGGTGAACGGGGTGCTGGCGACCGTCGGCATCGGCGGCAAGGCCTGGCTCGCCGACCCCGCCACGGCCCTCGGCGCGCTCATCGTGGTCGACCTCTGGGCCGGCATCGGCTACTCGGCGGTGCTCATCGCGAGCCGCCTCGACGGCGTCGACGCCGAGGTCGTGCAGGCCGCCCGGATGGACGGCGCCGGCTCGTGGCGGCTCGCCTGGGGCGTGTACTGGCCGATCGCCCGCGACTTCATCGGCGTCGTCGCGATGCTCCAGTTCCTGGCGATGCTGTTCAGCTCGGCGCAGAACGTGCTCCTGCTGACCCAGGGCGGGCCGGGCACCGCCACCACGACGCTGTCGTACCTCGTGTACCAGAAGGCCTTCGTCGACACCGACCTCGGATACAGCCAGGCGGTCGGCGTCGTCCTGTTCGTCCTCGGGCTCGTCGGGATGTTCGTCATCCGCCGGGTCCTCCGCAAGACCCACTGA
- a CDS encoding carbohydrate ABC transporter permease — translation MAKPTAGIRLRDRIGSITSGTVAWIYAALLILPFYYFVVSSFKDNDGIFESPLALPASWDLSNFTDAIRQASLGPAIANSVITTVAALVLTLVLALPASFALARATGRAGRVVEALFSLGFLIPSFAALFPTFLLAAGMGLFHTRTFLVLLLPATAMPLAVVILTQFMRTIPRELEEAASMDGASAWQVMRQVYLPICIPGIATVLLLNFLSFWNEYLYALVLIGPDTAQRTIQVALPTLKVDAGTDYGMLMAGTLFTLLPVYLVYSILQRQMQRALVSGAIKG, via the coding sequence ATGGCGAAGCCCACCGCCGGCATCCGGCTGCGCGACCGGATCGGTTCCATCACGAGCGGCACCGTGGCGTGGATCTACGCCGCCCTGCTGATCCTGCCGTTCTACTACTTCGTCGTCTCGTCCTTCAAGGACAACGACGGCATCTTCGAGTCCCCGCTCGCCCTGCCCGCCTCGTGGGACCTGTCGAACTTCACCGACGCGATCCGGCAGGCGTCGCTCGGCCCGGCGATCGCGAACTCCGTCATCACCACGGTGGCGGCGCTCGTGCTGACGCTCGTGCTCGCGCTGCCGGCGTCGTTCGCCCTGGCGCGGGCGACCGGCCGCGCGGGCCGCGTCGTCGAGGCGCTGTTCTCGCTCGGGTTCCTCATCCCGTCGTTCGCGGCGCTGTTCCCGACGTTCCTGCTCGCGGCCGGCATGGGCCTGTTCCACACCCGGACCTTCCTCGTGCTGCTGCTGCCCGCGACCGCCATGCCGCTCGCGGTCGTCATCCTGACCCAGTTCATGCGGACGATCCCGCGCGAACTCGAGGAGGCAGCGTCGATGGACGGCGCCTCGGCGTGGCAGGTCATGCGGCAGGTCTACCTGCCGATCTGCATCCCGGGCATCGCCACCGTGCTGCTGCTCAACTTCCTGTCGTTCTGGAACGAGTACCTGTACGCCCTGGTGCTCATCGGCCCGGACACCGCGCAGCGGACCATCCAGGTGGCGCTGCCGACGCTGAAGGTCGACGCGGGCACCGACTACGGGATGCTCATGGCCGGCACCCTGTTCACCCTGCTGCCGGTGTACCTCGTCTACTCGATCCTGCAGCGCCAGATGCAGCGCGCGCTGGTGTCCGGAGCGATCAAGGGATGA